In the Ranitomeya imitator isolate aRanImi1 chromosome 2, aRanImi1.pri, whole genome shotgun sequence genome, gccttccgtgggcgcccaagtctttttgcattgaggagttcaccagtgctttctttctttctcaggatgtaccaaactatagattttgccactcctaatattgtagcaatttctcggatgggttttttctgttttcgcagcttaaggatggcttgtttcacctgcatggagagctcctttgacctcatgtttacttcacagcaaaaccttccaaatgcaagcaccacacctcaaatcaactccaaaccttttatctgcttaattgagaatgaaataatgaagggattgcgcacacgtgtccatgaaatagccttggaatcaattgtccaattacttttggtccctttaaaaacagtgtggcacatgttaaggagctgaaactcctaaacccttcatctaattttaatgtggataccctcaaatgaaagctaaaagtctgaacatcaactgcatctgaattgttttgtttaaaattcattgtggtaatgtctataaccaaaattagaaaaatgttgtctctgtccaaatatatatggacctaactgtatgcaaatgcaagtagaggagctgcggagacaccatcacgtgtttctcaacgcaggcagtgaatagccaggcctttcaccgggaaggaacaaccaagggaagggcagcatccaataaaggaaaaccacctatgccaagcatggtatccagtgtggagtaggaaactggctatatagcctttatagactttctactaggcactgctcctgatagccagtttcctactccacactgatgaggggcaaaaaccccgaaacagctgtctgtggatggataccatgcttggcataggtggttttcctttattggatgttttcctttattggatgctgcccttcccttggttgttccttcccggtgaaaggcctggctattcactgcctgcgttgagaaacacgtgatggtgtctccgcagctcctctacttgcatttgcatatttgggggcagtgttctggatcactgcgttgagaaacacgtgatagtgtctccgcggtgttggatgttttggtctccacgaggtcaatcatccgtgcctttatagactttctactaggcactgctcctgatagccagtttcctactccacactgatgaggggcaaaaaccccgaaacagctgtctgtggatggataccatgcttggcataggtggttttcctttattggatgttttcctttattggatgctgcccttcccttcggtgaaaggcctggctattcactgcctgcgttgagaaacacgtgatggtgtctccgcagctcctctacttgcaaatAAATGAATAGTCTTTTCAGATTTATTTGTTTATATAAACAGAAGAGATGTATGAAACTTATTTGTTATACTTtatagaaaaaacttttttttggaTATAATCACTGAATATATATTGTATTTATGGATAATGATATAGATACACATTTTGTCCACATGTATTGTATTTATGCTAATTAATGGTTTTAagtgttttttatattttattatgtattttaACTGTTTAAACTTATACACGGATAAGCTAAGGCTATATACTGAAAACCACTAAGCGGCAAATAAGCTAATGAAGAACCACCAGGTCTTGATCAATTAACATTGATTATTTCAGTGGACCTGTGTAGACTATATAACTCTAGCAACCTATAAAGCAATATCATACCTGAGGAAGGCTATTTTTAATAAGCATATAGCTGAAACGCGTTGTTctatatattgttttttattttaaataaatgacTGAAGATTTGTAATACCCTGCCTGGTGCCTGTTACCTGGGAGCGCTGAACAGACTGGATGAACTTTTTTTTCTGAACTCCCTTCTGAGGTGGAGAAgaatactaaaatggtgctataccagaagtccAGAAAGAAAAGATGTTgacaaaattcccatcagacaacgttAGCAGCAGGGGGCagtttgcccaaccaaggaggaaagGCGAGGgggacacacaccaggtacagcagatgcaggggtacactgtcaaaggcctggtctAAGCTCATGACACCCTCCCAAATTCGGTTTACTTTAAATTctaatttttttaataaattttttttaaattttgccttatataccagTTATTATACAGTAAATTGTGTAACATTTTTTCCCTGTAAACTATAATTTCTCTATTCTTGAATGACAAGTTTGAGTCCCTGTGGCCGCATGTTTTGCGACTGTTAtacagccacaaaacatgtgggAATTACCAAGACACATACTGTAATTATTCCAGAGAAGTTTCACCATTAGTTACTCATGTTTTACTGATGAATACATTTGAGTTTGATAATTTCAGTAGATATTATTGTCTATACTCAGGTTTTGACTACAATAGTTATTTCCCCAAATACTCTAAATTTAACCACTTCCAGCTGCCAGTTTTATCTTCCTCATCCGGTCCCATATTTCAAATTTGATATGTGTTATTTTATGTGGTGAAAACATTGGAATTCATCAAAAAGTGTAATAAGAAACTAATGGACCTTGCAAATAATTTTCTCACTTCTCTTGAATCCAGCAATACCTATATACGGTTGTAttccactgtctgggcacatggcggggttaaaaagagaaggagtgccatttagcTATTCAAATTTAAATCttgctggaatagtttggtcacctggCAGCTCAATAGATGGCTACTACAAACAGGATTGGCGCTATCTACTCCGTTTTCCATATCCCAGGGATTCCCTTGCTCATCATATTCCAGGGAATTTCCTTGCGCATCATCATTTAAAGGATATACATGGATTTGGACCTGCACAAAGAGCCCTAGGCTTGGGCCACATTTTTACCTTCTGTTCTGTTGCATGAGATGGGAAGAAGAATATTCTGGTTGCCGGGTCAGAACCAGGAAGGCAGAGAAAATACCTAATCAGAAGATGCAAGAGTAGTCCGTAAACAAGTCCGAGTCGCAACAGGTAATTAAAACAGAAGccaggagctgagcacagaggactgaaccagaagaGAACAAGCTTGTGTCTGGCACCATCCAGCAGCGctgatattgctggattggtttattaaAGCCATGTTGATTTTCAAAAGACTTTGAGCCATTAATAATGTGGAAACCTGTTTTTCTACTGaccgatgatggacctgagtggggacttaataccaataaaaactttaGTCATCTGATATTATTTTTGCCTGCAATACAGTTTGGTGGCTTTTAATTCGATATTTGGGACGCAGAGATCTACTCGTGCATTTTATGAGGTTTTCTATTGGCCTGTGAGCTGTTAATGTCTTGGTTAATCAATATTTTACTTAACTTGCTATTTTtacagacagtttaagtagaaaagtTCAAAAATATAAGtcaaggatattttatttaaaattttgtttgattttattcttggcagatggctGTACCAGGAGACAAGAggaacagctgacatcttcaatttttaaatcagatgatcttgagattccACAACATACAATTAAAgtaaatgccattactccagatataccatcatcccttcacagcgatGATCTCTCATCTGATCCTttcaaacaggtcctgtcttctgattcattacagactattaaggaaaatcaaagtcacaaaataagcattcaaAAAGTAACTGGTCATAAAGCAAGAAAATCATTTTCAAGTTTAGAATATGGAGAGAGTTTTCGTTTTGAAAAATCTTTTGtaaaacatcaaaaaattcacacagtagAGAATTACTATTCTTGTTCCAAGTGTAGGAAATGTTTTAATAAGAAATCACATCTGGttcgtcaccagagaactcacacaggggagaagccattttcatgttcagattgtgggaaatgttttacagtgaAATCAAGTCTTctcaaacatcagagaattcacacaggggagaagccattttcatgttcagaatgtgggaaatgttttacaaataaatcacatcttctcacacatcagagatttcacacaggggagaagccattttcatgttcagaatgtgggaaagcgtTTACAACTAAATCAGATCTTCTcaatcatcagagaattcacacaggggagaagccattttcttgttcagaatgtgggaaatgttttacagctaaATCAAGTCTTCTcaatcatcagagaattcacataggggagaagccattttcatgttcagaatgtgggaaatgttttacaaataaatcacatcttctcacacatcagagatttcacacaggggagaagccattttcatgttcagaatgtgggaaagcgtTTACAACTAAATCAGATCTTCTcaatcatcagagaattcacacaggggagaagccattttcttgttcagaatgtgggaaatgttttacagctaaATCAAGTCTTCTcaatcatcagagaattcacataggggagaagccattttcatgttcagaatgtgggaaatgttttacagctaaATCAAGTCTTCTcaatcatcagagaattcacacaggggagaagccattttcatgttcagaatgtgggaaatgttttaactgtaaATCGATTCTTGAAagtcaccaaagaactcacacaggagagaagcctttttcatgttcagaatgtgggaattgttttaAAACTACAACACATCTTATCAGACATcagcgaactcacacaggggagaagccattttcatgttcagaatgtgggaaatgttttacaactaAATCAGGCATTctcaaacatcagagaactcacacaggagagaagccattttcatgttcagaatgtgggaattgttttaACTGTAAATCGATTCTTGaaagacaccaaagaactcacacaggggagaagcctttttcatgttcagaatgtgggaattgttttaAAACTACAACACATCTTATCAGACATcagcgaactcacacaggggagaagcctttttcatgttcagaatgtgggaaatgttttaaccgtaaatcGAATcttgaaatacaccaaagaactcacacaggggagaggcctttttcatgttcagaatgtgggaaatgttttacagataaatcagtTCTTctcaaacatcagagaactcacacaggggagaagccttttttatgttcagaatgtgggaaatgttttatctgtAAATCGCATCTTGatagacaccaaagaactcacacagggaagaagtctttttcatgttcagaatgtgggaaatgttttgtgaagaaatcattTCTTATTGGTCACCAAAGCATCCACAAAGGGGAGAAtactttttctgttcagaatgtgggaaatgttttgtgaagaaaacaTCTCTTCTCAGTAACAATAAAAGtctcataggggagaagccttttttatataTCCATGGTAacgaatggctcagtatttgctcaggatttgacgcaggtaaaatctgcacctgaggtcactggcaggtcacctgcattttttttacatgtgtatttGATCCGTTTTTTCATTGCATATGTTTTATGTGTCACTTGGAATAAAGCTAATTCACAGCTGGCTTCTGGGAAGGAattaaaaagtgatttcctgtttgtagCTATATTGGGATATGTTCTCACAGTCGGTATACACTGCGGGTTGGGCCCTGCATTCATCCGCAATatccaacctgcagcatccagctgtaacagcatagtggatgggatttcaagaaatcccatgtccactaggtGTGCACCGACTCTCACAGCTCACCCGCAGAGACGAACATgcagcacgtctttccagaccgcagcatgtcaatttatgtagtggaGACTCTTCATCTCCGCTGGGTAAATTTCCCATTCACTATCATCAGATGTGGTAAAACCACAACATCTTCCTTATCTCATGCGTGTTATTTGCGGGAACGTAGCTTActtcgcatgtgtactaatttatatAATGGTGAATCTTATGACACAGCCAGAAATACATGACACAGGAAGTGAAGCAAAGCACACAGAGGtcctttcctttttaataaataattaaaaaaatatggccTTGGGTCCTCCTATATTAATTAACCAGCGagagtaaggccggcctcacactagcgagttttatggacgtatgagcgcataaaatacgtccgtaaaactcgcctaacaaacgtcccaattattctctatgcccctgctcctatctgccgtattttactgatcagtattatacggctttctacggccgtagaaaatcgcagcatgctgcgtttgtcaccatattgcgcaaaaaaatcgccaatgaaagtctatggaagccccaaaaatacggattacacacggaccagcagtgtgacttgcgagaaatacgcagcactgttagagagaaaagccggcaattcagtgcggtgtacagtaaaatcacactgacagcttacattagaataggtagaataaatgtgtacacatagaataggtgtatatatatatgtatatatattattatttcatacagcgctagatagttttaaagctggtaattcaattaccggcttttgctatctccttcctaaaacccgacatgatatgagacatggtttgcatacagaaaaccatctcatatcaccatttttttgcatattccacactactaatgttagtagtgtgtatatgcaaaatttcggctctgtagctattaaaataaagggttaaatggcggaaaaaattggcgtcggctcccgcgcaattttctccgccagagtagtaaagccagtgactgaggacatatattaatagcctggagagggtccatggttattgcccccccccccccctggctaaaaaaatctgcccccagccaccccagaaaaggcacatctgtaagatgcgcctattctggcacttggccactctcttcccattcccgtgtagcggtgggatatggggtaatgaagggttaatgccaccttgctattgaaaggtgacattaagccaaattaataatggagaggcgtcaattatgacacctatccattattaatccaatactagtaaagggttaaaaaaaacacacacacgttattaaaaattattttattgaaataaaaacataggttgttgtaataatttattctacgctcaatccttctgaagaccctcgctctgtaacaaagtaaaaataataaaccaacaatatacataccttccgaagatctgtaaggtcccacgatgtaaatccatctgaaggggttaaaaccttttgcagctagaagctctgctaatgcagctgctcctggctgcaagaccccggggaatgaaggtaaagtaggtcaatgacctatatttactttCATTTGcggagaggcgccctctgctggcagttcctggagcgtgggaactttcctagaaagctccctggctcgagttcataagagggcgccctctgctggttgtcctcatatgaactcggtcttcagaaggattgagcgtagaatcaattattacaacaacctatgcttttatttcaataaaataatttttaataatgtgttttttttaaccctttactagtattggattaataatggataggtgtcataattgacgcctctccattattaatttggcttaatgtcacctttcaatagcaaggtggcattaacccttcattaccccatatcccaccgctacacgggaatgggaagagagtggccaagtgccagaatatgcgcatcttacagatgtgccttttctggggtggctgggggcagatgtttttagccggggggggcaataaccatggaccctcttcaggctattaatatctgtcctcagtcactggctttactactctggcggaaaaaattgcgcgggagcccacgccaattttttccgccatttaaccctttattttaatagctacagagcccaaattttgcatatacacactactaacattagtagtgtggaatatgcaaaaaaaatggtgatacagtaaaccatctcgtatGTAAAcatgtctcatcatgtcgggtttaggaaggagatagcaaaagccggtaattgaattaccggctttaaagctatctagcgctggatgaagtaataatatatatacatatatgtgtctactgagatatatatatatatatatatatatatatatatatatatagatagatagagagatatacatatatatagatagagagatatatagatatagatatatattttatacacatggatcccttgtatagccgtatgtcggttttgcaagcctgcgataaaaacacgcggtacggatgccatacggattacatacggaggatgccatgcgcaaaaaacgctgaaacaccctgcctacggaggagctacggaccactattttggggagttttcagcgtattacggccgtaaaaaacggaccgtattttcatacgctgagtgtgaagccggcctaaagtaGACTACTGGGACTGTTATTTCAGTCTGGTAAGGATCCAAGATCCAAGAATCTTACCAGCCTGATATTACCAGGCCGCAGCAGTCtacttaccttggatggttagcagaaatagtgggatcccctcaaaaaaaaaaaaaaaaccgcgtggggtccccctatttttgttaaccaggcaAGGAAAAAGGAgacagctgcggcctggtattctcaggctggtgaggcccatggattttgtccctcaccagcttaaaaatagcagccccacAACTGGCATATCTAAAGATGCGCtaattgtggcactttacccggctcttcccacttgccctgtagcggtggcaagtggggtaatatttctggggtttatgtcacctttgtattgtcaggtgacatcaagcccatggattagtaatggagaagcgtctatattacacttatccattactaatcctatagttacatggtaaataaagacacagccagaatataatcctttattaatcttaattaatcatacttactgcatcgcctaatccctgaatccctcaatctcctgcaagcaaaataaaataaaccaacacaaatacttcctgtccgccgtagtccattaccgagtgtctcac is a window encoding:
- the LOC138666915 gene encoding zinc finger protein 665-like encodes the protein MDMDRDQMAERILHLTLEILFRLTGEDYTVVKKTSSERCQDLVSDGWGRPLKPITRPLPHLIHENFNDRKILELAYKMIELLTREVPIRCQDVSVYFSMEEWEYLEGHKDLYKDVMMEVPQTLTSPDLSSKRTTPERCPHPLLPEDCKQEDPIVPQDHQGEDLTHINTTETYVRGDERYKEEIPTYGYPDGCTRRQEEQLTSSIFKSDDLEIPQHTIKVNAITPDIPSSLHSDDLSSDPFKQVLSSDSLQTIKENQSHKISIQKVTGHKARKSFSSLEYGESFRFEKSFVKHQKIHTVENYYSCSKCRKCFNKKSHLVRHQRTHTGEKPFSCSDCGKCFTVKSSLLKHQRIHTGEKPFSCSECGKCFTNKSHLLTHQRFHTGEKPFSCSECGKAFTTKSDLLNHQRIHTGEKPFSCSECGKCFTAKSSLLNHQRIHIGEKPFSCSECGKCFTNKSHLLTHQRFHTGEKPFSCSECGKAFTTKSDLLNHQRIHTGEKPFSCSECGKCFTAKSSLLNHQRIHIGEKPFSCSECGKCFTAKSSLLNHQRIHTGEKPFSCSECGKCFNCKSILESHQRTHTGEKPFSCSECGNCFKTTTHLIRHQRTHTGEKPFSCSECGKCFTTKSGILKHQRTHTGEKPFSCSECGNCFNCKSILERHQRTHTGEKPFSCSECGNCFKTTTHLIRHQRTHTGEKPFSCSECGKCFNRKSNLEIHQRTHTGERPFSCSECGKCFTDKSVLLKHQRTHTGEKPFLCSECGKCFICKSHLDRHQRTHTGKKSFSCSECGKCFVKKSFLIGHQSIHKGENTFSVQNVGNVL